Proteins encoded together in one Prunus dulcis chromosome 3, ALMONDv2, whole genome shotgun sequence window:
- the LOC117623488 gene encoding trihelix transcription factor ASIL2 isoform X2, with protein MDFVAGSPSPVTAPRPNSKTASVPVREDCWSEDATFTLIEAWGERHLNLNRGNLRQKHWEEVADAVNACHVTADNPRSRRTDVQCKNRVDTLKKKYKIEKARVSDSNGDYTSPWPFFSLLDSLIGSKFPKPSPPLPRRSTPSPPLQWTFPVGRRSATVKRPAAAFFPAPGDEPVLNQNLDFSAFAAVAAAAAAESEESEGSPSRSSVGGSRMRDRDREVGCVELAMAIERFAEIYERVEQRKQRQMVELEKQRMQFAKDLEYHRMQLFMETTKHQLRKIKRAKRSSSSPGRQLLIADEV; from the exons ATGGACTTCGTCGCCGGCTCTCCGTCACCGGTGACGGCACCCCGGCCCAACTCCAAAACGGCGTCGGTTCCGGTCCGCGAGGACTGCTGGAGCGAGGACGCGACCTTCACGCTCATAGAGGCCTGGGGCGAGCGCCACCTCAACCTCAACCGCGGCAACCTCCGTCAGAAGCACTGGGAAGAAGTCGCCGACGCCGTTAACGCCTGCCACGTCACTGCCGACAACCCCAGGTCCCGCCGTACGGACGTCCAGTGTAAGAACCGCGTCGACACCCTCAAGAAGAAGTACAAGATCGAGAAGGCTAGGGTTTCCGACTCCAATGGCGACTACACCAGCCCCTGgcccttcttctctctcctcgaCTCCCTCATCGGCTCCAAATTCCCCAAGCCCTCGCCGCCGCTCCCTCGCCGGAGCACTCCCTCGCCCCCGCTGCAGTGGACTTTTCCAGTTGGTCGGAGATCGGCAACAGTCAAACGGCCGGCGGCGGCGTTTTTTCCGGCACCTGGAGACGAACCGGTGTTGAATCAAAACTTGGATTTCTCGGCGTTTGCAGCGGTAGctgcggcggcggcggcggagAGCGAAGAGTCCGAGGGGTCGCCGTCGAGGTCGAGCGTGGGAGGGAGTAGGATGAGGGATCGTGATAGGGAGGTTGGTTGTGTGGAATTGGCTATGGCCATAGAGAGGTTTGCGGAGATATACGAGAGAGTAGAGCAGAGGAAACAGAGGCAGATGGTGGAGTTGGAGAAGCAGAGGATGCAATTTGCTAAGGACTTGGAGTACCATAGAATGCAGCTTTTCATGGAAACAACGAAGCATCAGCTTCGAAAGATAAAGCGCGCCAAGCGGTCATCTTCATCTCCTGGTCG TCAATTACTTATAGCCGACGAGGTTTGA
- the LOC117623488 gene encoding trihelix transcription factor ASIL2 isoform X1: protein MDFVAGSPSPVTAPRPNSKTASVPVREDCWSEDATFTLIEAWGERHLNLNRGNLRQKHWEEVADAVNACHVTADNPRSRRTDVQCKNRVDTLKKKYKIEKARVSDSNGDYTSPWPFFSLLDSLIGSKFPKPSPPLPRRSTPSPPLQWTFPVGRRSATVKRPAAAFFPAPGDEPVLNQNLDFSAFAAVAAAAAAESEESEGSPSRSSVGGSRMRDRDREVGCVELAMAIERFAEIYERVEQRKQRQMVELEKQRMQFAKDLEYHRMQLFMETTKHQLRKIKRAKRSSSSPGNNGIKGKRLSFTFMVEKFNKENTENFKVISLEKRRGRTLTLIN, encoded by the exons ATGGACTTCGTCGCCGGCTCTCCGTCACCGGTGACGGCACCCCGGCCCAACTCCAAAACGGCGTCGGTTCCGGTCCGCGAGGACTGCTGGAGCGAGGACGCGACCTTCACGCTCATAGAGGCCTGGGGCGAGCGCCACCTCAACCTCAACCGCGGCAACCTCCGTCAGAAGCACTGGGAAGAAGTCGCCGACGCCGTTAACGCCTGCCACGTCACTGCCGACAACCCCAGGTCCCGCCGTACGGACGTCCAGTGTAAGAACCGCGTCGACACCCTCAAGAAGAAGTACAAGATCGAGAAGGCTAGGGTTTCCGACTCCAATGGCGACTACACCAGCCCCTGgcccttcttctctctcctcgaCTCCCTCATCGGCTCCAAATTCCCCAAGCCCTCGCCGCCGCTCCCTCGCCGGAGCACTCCCTCGCCCCCGCTGCAGTGGACTTTTCCAGTTGGTCGGAGATCGGCAACAGTCAAACGGCCGGCGGCGGCGTTTTTTCCGGCACCTGGAGACGAACCGGTGTTGAATCAAAACTTGGATTTCTCGGCGTTTGCAGCGGTAGctgcggcggcggcggcggagAGCGAAGAGTCCGAGGGGTCGCCGTCGAGGTCGAGCGTGGGAGGGAGTAGGATGAGGGATCGTGATAGGGAGGTTGGTTGTGTGGAATTGGCTATGGCCATAGAGAGGTTTGCGGAGATATACGAGAGAGTAGAGCAGAGGAAACAGAGGCAGATGGTGGAGTTGGAGAAGCAGAGGATGCAATTTGCTAAGGACTTGGAGTACCATAGAATGCAGCTTTTCATGGAAACAACGAAGCATCAGCTTCGAAAGATAAAGCGCGCCAAGCGGTCATCTTCATCTCCTG GTAATAATGGCATCAAGGGGAAAAGGCtctcttttacttttatgGTGGAGAAGTTTAACAAAGAGAACACTGAAAATTTTAAGGTAATTTCcttagaaaaaagaagagggagaACTCTGACATTAATAAATTAA
- the LOC117623488 gene encoding trihelix transcription factor ASIL2 isoform X4 has translation MDFVAGSPSPVTAPRPNSKTASVPVREDCWSEDATFTLIEAWGERHLNLNRGNLRQKHWEEVADAVNACHVTADNPRSRRTDVQCKNRVDTLKKKYKIEKARVSDSNGDYTSPWPFFSLLDSLIGSKFPKPSPPLPRRSTPSPPLQWTFPVGRRSATVKRPAAAFFPAPGDEPVLNQNLDFSAFAAVAAAAAAESEESEGSPSRSSVGGSRMRDRDREVGCVELAMAIERFAEIYERVEQRKQRQMVELEKQRMQFAKDLEYHRMQLFMETTKHQLRKIKRAKRSSSSPGR, from the exons ATGGACTTCGTCGCCGGCTCTCCGTCACCGGTGACGGCACCCCGGCCCAACTCCAAAACGGCGTCGGTTCCGGTCCGCGAGGACTGCTGGAGCGAGGACGCGACCTTCACGCTCATAGAGGCCTGGGGCGAGCGCCACCTCAACCTCAACCGCGGCAACCTCCGTCAGAAGCACTGGGAAGAAGTCGCCGACGCCGTTAACGCCTGCCACGTCACTGCCGACAACCCCAGGTCCCGCCGTACGGACGTCCAGTGTAAGAACCGCGTCGACACCCTCAAGAAGAAGTACAAGATCGAGAAGGCTAGGGTTTCCGACTCCAATGGCGACTACACCAGCCCCTGgcccttcttctctctcctcgaCTCCCTCATCGGCTCCAAATTCCCCAAGCCCTCGCCGCCGCTCCCTCGCCGGAGCACTCCCTCGCCCCCGCTGCAGTGGACTTTTCCAGTTGGTCGGAGATCGGCAACAGTCAAACGGCCGGCGGCGGCGTTTTTTCCGGCACCTGGAGACGAACCGGTGTTGAATCAAAACTTGGATTTCTCGGCGTTTGCAGCGGTAGctgcggcggcggcggcggagAGCGAAGAGTCCGAGGGGTCGCCGTCGAGGTCGAGCGTGGGAGGGAGTAGGATGAGGGATCGTGATAGGGAGGTTGGTTGTGTGGAATTGGCTATGGCCATAGAGAGGTTTGCGGAGATATACGAGAGAGTAGAGCAGAGGAAACAGAGGCAGATGGTGGAGTTGGAGAAGCAGAGGATGCAATTTGCTAAGGACTTGGAGTACCATAGAATGCAGCTTTTCATGGAAACAACGAAGCATCAGCTTCGAAAGATAAAGCGCGCCAAGCGGTCATCTTCATCTCCTGGTCG GTAA
- the LOC117623488 gene encoding trihelix transcription factor ASIL2 isoform X3 encodes MDFVAGSPSPVTAPRPNSKTASVPVREDCWSEDATFTLIEAWGERHLNLNRGNLRQKHWEEVADAVNACHVTADNPRSRRTDVQCKNRVDTLKKKYKIEKARVSDSNGDYTSPWPFFSLLDSLIGSKFPKPSPPLPRRSTPSPPLQWTFPVGRRSATVKRPAAAFFPAPGDEPVLNQNLDFSAFAAVAAAAAAESEESEGSPSRSSVGGSRMRDRDREVGCVELAMAIERFAEIYERVEQRKQRQMVELEKQRMQFAKDLEYHRMQLFMETTKHQLRKIKRAKRSSSSPVNYL; translated from the exons ATGGACTTCGTCGCCGGCTCTCCGTCACCGGTGACGGCACCCCGGCCCAACTCCAAAACGGCGTCGGTTCCGGTCCGCGAGGACTGCTGGAGCGAGGACGCGACCTTCACGCTCATAGAGGCCTGGGGCGAGCGCCACCTCAACCTCAACCGCGGCAACCTCCGTCAGAAGCACTGGGAAGAAGTCGCCGACGCCGTTAACGCCTGCCACGTCACTGCCGACAACCCCAGGTCCCGCCGTACGGACGTCCAGTGTAAGAACCGCGTCGACACCCTCAAGAAGAAGTACAAGATCGAGAAGGCTAGGGTTTCCGACTCCAATGGCGACTACACCAGCCCCTGgcccttcttctctctcctcgaCTCCCTCATCGGCTCCAAATTCCCCAAGCCCTCGCCGCCGCTCCCTCGCCGGAGCACTCCCTCGCCCCCGCTGCAGTGGACTTTTCCAGTTGGTCGGAGATCGGCAACAGTCAAACGGCCGGCGGCGGCGTTTTTTCCGGCACCTGGAGACGAACCGGTGTTGAATCAAAACTTGGATTTCTCGGCGTTTGCAGCGGTAGctgcggcggcggcggcggagAGCGAAGAGTCCGAGGGGTCGCCGTCGAGGTCGAGCGTGGGAGGGAGTAGGATGAGGGATCGTGATAGGGAGGTTGGTTGTGTGGAATTGGCTATGGCCATAGAGAGGTTTGCGGAGATATACGAGAGAGTAGAGCAGAGGAAACAGAGGCAGATGGTGGAGTTGGAGAAGCAGAGGATGCAATTTGCTAAGGACTTGGAGTACCATAGAATGCAGCTTTTCATGGAAACAACGAAGCATCAGCTTCGAAAGATAAAGCGCGCCAAGCGGTCATCTTCATCTCCTG TCAATTACTTATAG